The segment TGGCGGATGCCTGTAGTTCACGGTCCATTTCGAGGTCCATGTTACCGACTCGGAAGACGACAAGAATCGTTCCGCGTCGATCTGCTTCTGCAACCGGATCAACACCTGGTTCCAGACGAGTAGAAACCAGAGTTTCGACTCCGGCGATAGCCAGTTCCTGATACTTGGGTTCCGGTAGGTAAATTACTTTGGTGACAAAGTTGTTGCTCTCGATCTGAGCAAAGTCTTCGTCATTCAATTCGATTGGAATTGTGGTGTGCATCAGGTAAGCCTGCGTTGTGGGATGCACGGGGTAAACCTGCAACGTTGGGTACAACATCATCCCTTCCCGACCCGGGCCAGGAATGCTGGTGAACTTCAACCGGTAGGTTGCTGCTTGTGGAAAGTTGTAACGACCCGGAGACATCAACTGACTCTCCGCAAAGCCGTCGCCAACCATCCAACCGATATGCATACCGGCAGGTCCGGTAAAGCGAACTTGTGAAGTCAAGTTCTCAGGAACATTACCCATTCCCCCTTCCATTGGTTCGTTGTATGCGACCTGCATCAGTTCCGGCATCATTACGCCGGGGCCAGGTCCATCCACCATCGGACCAGGTCGCATCATTTGAGCGGCAGGTGGAGCAACATAGTTATCATGCTGCTTCACCATGTGTTGTCCGCCGGTTGTACAACCGACGCAAACGACAAGGATGGTCCCCAGGACCAGAAAGTAACACTTCATCATAATCCCCCTTCAGGATTAGCCTCTGGACAGCTGTCTGGTTTGACATTCAAAGCGAACAAACAAATCAAACAAGTAGCCTTGAATGTCGGAATCTAAAGTTGTGACACTTTGAGCTGTGTACCGGGAATTCCCTTTTCCCATATGGTTACACTTCTCTGTTCCAGCAAATTGCCGTCGACCTTTAGACCCGATTCCGTTTACAATCCCCGACCTTCGATGAGGAAGAACCTCTGTTGGAGACGTGAAGCAAAACGGGTCTTTCAGCGCGATGACTTGTAGAACGTTGTTTCACACAATTCTCTATTCGGACCATTACCATCCAATTCTTTGGAAAATCCCGCAAAATCAGAACAAGATGAAGAGATTACCTAACTTACAAATCCGAATCTCTGCCTGTTTGATCATCATTCTGGCCATTGGGGGAGCCTTTTATCAGTGGTCTCGACAGAATTCCGAGGGCAAGGAAACTCCGTATCCTCTTTCATCACAAGAAGATACGAATGCACCTCAAAATCAGGCCCAGGCTCAGACCTCTGCTGGCACCACTCCACTAGTAAGTATTGAAACCCCTACTTTCGACAGTCTACCTGAGTCCCCTAAGGTCCAAAGTGCGGGACGCGACCTGCTTCTGCAGTCCAGACAACAATTACAGCAATACAAACCATTTCAGGCTCGTTTAACTCAGACCATTCGAATTAGTGCTCAGCCGATTCTGGCCAGAGGGACCTATAAGGAGGGGCTGGCTCAGCAACTTCGTATGGAATTAGAGATCGAAACGCAGAACACTCGAGGGAAAATGTTGAATGTCTGTGATGGGTCCATCTTATGGACTGAATTCACACGACATTCGGCGGAACTCGCACCGGAAGGAAAGCCAAAAATCACTCGACGTGACCTCGGATCGATTCTGCAGGAAGCTTATTCAACCGATCATGTCGAGAATGCCCGCTATGTCTCTGATTTGGCCATGGGTGGGCTGACAGCACTGTTCGCATCGCTGGAAAAAGAAATGATCTTCCGCGATCCAACCGAATTTTCGCACGGTGGCGTACTCCTCTGGAAGCTTCAGGGAACCTGGTCCCCCGGTTTCCTCGAACGCCATCATGTCAGCAACCTTAGTAAATTGCCTCGGCATGTCCCAGATTCCGTGGAGCTCTTTCTCGATCGCAAGACACTATTTCCGCATCGGATCCTGTTCACCCGCCAACAGGATGATAAAGAGGCTCCTCTGAAAATGATCACCTTCGACTTCTCGGATGTCGAACTTCAGGCAACGCTCACCGAGGAGTTGTTCGAATACGACCTCAAGGGTGAAACGTATGACGATGTCACCAACCAATACCTGCGCAGATTGCAGGAAGTTGACTGACCTGAACCAGTCCAAGTCTGCCTGTGGGGCTCATTTCTGTTTGTATTCCCGATTCTGAATCGCTACGATACATATCGACGTTTGTTGATGTAATATTACCGTCGTGACTTCATTGGGGATTTCTGCTGATGAGACGTTGTCGTGGACCGATCAATCGTCGTGACTTCATGCGAGTTGGCAGTCTCGCGTTAGGCGGGCTTGTTCTCCCTCAGATTTTACAGGCCAAAGAAGCGTCCGGCACATTGAAGCAACGGAAGTCGGTCATCTTTCTGTTCCAGCACGGAGGGGCTTCTCAGCTCGAAACGTACGACCTGAAGCCTGATGCTCCGCTCGATTACCGAAGTTGCTTTTCGCCAATCTCCACTAATGTTCCCGGGATGGACCTCTGTGAGCATCTTCCGTTGCACGCCAAAATTGCGGACAAGTTTTCACTCGTCCGGTCGATGCATCACGATGTAGACATTCACAGTGATGGTGGAATTACCGTCCTGACGGGGAAGCGACCGGAGAAACTCGATCCGACGTCCCAATCCAAGAGCGAGCACCCCTGCCTGGGAGCCGTTGCCAGTCATGTGCTCGGGACCAATGAAAGCTTCATGCCGCCGTATGTTTCAATTCCAAACAAAATCTACATGGTCCGCCCCGCTTACCTGGGCGTAAAACATAGTCCTTTCGCTTCGGGGAATCCGGCTGCTGATTCTTACGCGCCACCGCATCTCTCTCTTCCAGCAAATATGTCTCGGGAAGAATTCAAACTTCGCGGCGATCTAGTTAAGCACCTAGATCGCCTGCGCACTGACATCGACTCGACCCAGAACCTCCAGGGAACAGAGGAATTTCGTGAGTTGGCTCTGCAGATGTTGACCAGCCCGCAAACGGCTCAAGCTTTTGATCTGCAACGGGAAACAGTACAAACACACACAGCCTATGGTCATCATGAATGGGGACAATCCTGTCTATTGGCACGACGTCTGGCCGAGGCGGGGACTTTGGTGACGACGATTTATCTCAACAGCCCCATGAGTGGCAATAAATACACCAACTGGGACGATCACATTCTAAACGCAGGCCAACCGGGGCACTTCGCCGAGTACATGGAGCGTCGATTGCCCTTCATGGATCAGGCCGTTTCCGCGTTAGTTCAGGACATCTTCGACCGAGGATTGCAGGAAGAAATCATGGTTGTCGCCGTAGGCGAATTTGGTCGAACTCCCAAACTAAGTCACAACAGCAGCGGCACGGGTCGGAACCACTGGCCGGGGGCGTATACCGCCTTCATTTCTGGGGGAGGACTCAAAATGGGCCAAGTCGTGGGAGCCACCAATTCAAAAGCAGAGTATCCGACGCAAGCCCCGTACTCTCCACAGGATCTGCTCGCCACCATTTACAGGCATCTCGGAATCAACTGGAATGAAAACCTGATCGATCATTCAGGTCGCCCCGTCCCGATTCTTCCTACCGCACGACCGATTGCCGAGCTAATCTAATCGGTCCGGAGTGGATTGAGTTACCAACTGCTGATACTGCTCGACAAATCGCTCCCCACGTTCGCGAAAATCTCGAAACCAGCCGTAGCTGGCACAACCGGGTGAGAGCAGAATGATGTCCCCCACCTGGGAGGCATCCCACGCAGACTGCATAGCCTCGCTAAAGCTGTTCGCAATTGAATAATCGACGAGCGATTCAATCAGCGATTCGACCAGTGCCACTTCTGAGGTGCGATGTTGGTTTATCAGTTCTGCCAATTTCACTTGAGTATCGCCCATCAGTATGACCTGTTTGCAGCGAGTTCTTATTTCTTTCGCGAATGGTTCCAGGTCGCTCCCTTTATCAGAACCACCTGCCAGGAGAATGATCGGACGATCAAACGCGCGAAGCGCGGCCATCGCCGATTCGGGTGTCGTCGCCAGCGAATCGTTATAGAAATCACGGCCATTTATTTCACCGATCCACTGCAATCGGTGGGGCAAAGGTTCAAACTGATGCAGTCCCTTCTGCATAGTATCCAGAGGCACCCCAACTGCCTGTGCTGCCGTCATTGCTGCAGCGATGTTGGCAAGATGATGGCGTCCTTTCAGGCCTGTCCATTCGAGCACAGGGAACCTTATCTCTTCGCCATTAATCGTTAATTCGTCCGTCGCCGATATTCCAAACAGGTGACGTTCTCCCCTTGTCGGCCAGTCGCAACTTGCCGAATCATCGACATTCAGCACGGTGATTCCGTCGGAATTCTGATATTCAATCAACCGCTGCTTACTCTCACGATAATGCGAAACGATCTGGTGCCAGTCGAGATGGTTCGGGCTGAAGTTCGTCACTATGGCGACGTCGGTCGTGGGCTGTAACGACTCAAGATAATAAAGTTGAAAGCTGGAAACCTCCAAAACGACCCAATCGCCTTTCTGCATTAAGAGCAAATCGGACAATAAACTGCCGCCAAGATTCCCTCCCAGCCATGCAGTGCCGAAATGTTCCTTGAATAAGGCGTGTAATAGAGCGGATGTCGTCGACTTTCCGTTGCTACCGGTTACAGCGGCAACCTTCATCCCCTTCCAACGCAACTCGTTCCAGAGCAGCCCCAGTTCCGTCGTGATGGGAATGGATTTTTCGCGGACATATTGAATCCAGGGATTACCTGGACGCACTGCTGGATTGACGACGAGCAGTTCGGCATCGCGAAAATCCTCCTCAACATGTCCACCCAGCGTGCATCGCTCCAACTTCAAATTAAGTTCACCTCGAATGTGGTCGAGCGATTTAATCAGGTTTTCTTCCGATGCAGTGTCGGTAATTGTCAGTCTGGCTCCGCAGTTTACCAGGTACTCCGCCGCCGCGACGCCCCCGCCAAACGTTCCCAAGCCCATTAATGTGATCCGTTTTCCGGATAGAGCCTCAGGATTGCAGGGAAAACAAGGAGCCATCGTGTGTAATTTTTCTGAAATAAATTAAGAGTTGCGCCCGACCGAGTTGGACGATGAATGTTTTGCTCAATGCAAGTTTTTTCATCAAGCCAGTAGGAAGATCGATCATTTTGCTGGAAGGACCGTTCCCAGAAACTACGCAACCGTCAAAGAGGCATGGCCATTTCGCTAAAAAAATTCAAACAGTGCAGATCATGCTGAAGAATCACGATTCGACAAGTGAGGACTCTGGGCGAATAGGACTATCGCTGAATTTTTTTTGAAATTTCAACAGCAATCGAGCCGAATACTTCGAAGTGACTTATTCTTTTCCAGGATTGCATCGATCGGCGTGCCCGCCGCGGAAAAGAATTTTCTTAGGAGTTCCGTCCAAGGATTGATGACCCGACAACCAATTATCTACTATCATAGAGCTCACACACAATGCTTGGAACATCGCTAATGAATCCACCAATACAGTCCCTGCACACATTTCCCTACGGAGCGATCCTGCAGGGACATGGAGTCCAGTTCGCGGTTTACAGTAAATCCGCAACGGATATGCGACTGCTGCTTTACGATAACGTAGATGACCTCAACCCGCGTCAGATCATCGAATTTGACAAAGCCAACGGGAAATGTGGTGACATCTGGACGCTGTTTATCCCTTTTATCGGGGCGGGACAGTTGTACCATTTCCAGGCGGATGGCCCATGGGCTCCGTCGGAAGGGCACAGGTTTGATGGTAAAGCACGTCTGATCGATCCTTATGCCAAAGCACTGGCAGGTGATTATCAGCATGGGAGGGATGGCATTGTCCGCCCTCCGAAATGCGTTGTTATCGATGATGACTTCAACTGGGATGGGGACCGACACCTGGGGCGTCCTCTTTCGGAAACAATCATTTATGAGATGCACGTCCGCGGATTCACCCAGTCAGGAACCAGTGGTGTTGAACATCCGGGAACCTATCTCGGAATTATTGACAAGATTCCCTATTTGAAATCGTTGGGGGTCACCGCCGTCGAACTGATGCCTGTTCACGAGTTCCCCACCAATCACTGGCACCCGGATGACGACCGCCTGGCCAACTACTGGGGCTACGACACGCTCGCTTTCTTCTCACCGCACCGTGGATACGCTGCCGGTGACGAACCGGGCTGTCAGGTGAATGAATTCAAACAGATGGTCAAGGCTCTCCATCAGGCCGGGATCGAAGTCATTCTGGACGTCGTGTTCAATCACACGGCTGAAGGAAATGCCAAAGGTCCGACGCTCGGTTTCAAAGGGTTGGAAAACAGCGTCTATTATCACTTGGAAAAAGTCGACCGAGCAATCTACAGTAACTACTCCGGTTGCGGTAACGCGATCAACGGCAACCACCCGGTTGTCAGAGAGATGATTTTTAATTGCCTGCGACACTGGGTCTGCAACTACCACATTGACGGTTTCCGGTTCGATCTCGCGTCGATTCTCAGTCGAGACCGTCACGGTCGTCTTGTACCGAATCCACCACTGGTGGAAACGATCTCCGAAGATCCGTTGCTTGCCGATACGAAAATTATTGCAGAAGCCTGGGACGCCGCCGGCGCCTATCAGGTCGGTTCCTTCTCGCACATTCGCTGGGCAGAATGGAATGGTCGTTTTCGGGACGATGTCCGCCGTTACTGGAATGGTTACACTCCCTCGTTGGGCGAAGTCGCCACGCGGATGGCGGGCTCCAGTGACCTGTATCAGTCGGGGGACCGAGCTCCATACCATAGCATTAACTTTGTGACGGCCCACGACGGCTTCACCATGAACGACCTCGTTTCGTACAACGACAAACATAACGAGGCGAACGGCGAAGATAACCGCGACGGAGAAAACCACAACCTTTCGATGAACTTCGGGCATGAAGGGCCAACGAAGAACAAAGAGATCGAAAAGCTGCGAAACCGTCAGATCAAAAATATGATGGCGACGTTGTTCCTCAGCCAGGGTGTGCCGATGCTGCTTTGTGGCGATGAAGTCCGGCGGACGCAGATGGGTAACAACAATACCTACTGTCAGGACAATGCCCTTTCCTGGTTCAACTGGGAATTGGTCAATCGCCATAAAGATATGCTGCGATTTACCAAAGGGTTGATCAAACTACGTCGTTTTGAACCCTCATTGCGACGGGCCGAGTTTCTCTCGGGTGAAGTCACCGACCCGTTACGTCTTCCCGATGTCTCCTGGTACAACTGGCTCGGCCACCCGGTCGATTGGGCCCACGATCAGCAAACGTTGACCTGTCTCTTCGGTGGCAACCTCGCTTCCGACGATTTAGAGGCTGGCAATAACATCATGATTGTCATGCACTCCGGCTGGGAACCGGTTCGGGTTCAACTCCCCGAGACGATCATCCCTGCTCAATGGAAACTGGTCATCGACACGGCGGCCGATACGCCCAATGACATTTTCTTTGAGGACGATGGTCCCAAATTATCTTCGACCAACATCACCTTGTATGGTCGCTCTCTTCGCTGTTACGTCGGCTGGTGAACATCACCTAAGTGACACGCAAAGTCTGATATTAAAGCTTGAATAAAAAAACGGTTTCTCCTGCATGTGCGGGAGAAACCGTTTTTCGTTTGAACTATGATATCTGCGGATCAGATCCGAAACGCTGATTATTTCGCGTCATAACCTTCCGGATGCGCCTGGAACCAACTCCAGGCTGAAGCGATGATGTCGTCCAGTTCTTTGATTTCAGGAACCCAACCGAGTTCGTTTTTGATTTTGTCTGCATTGCAGTACAGCGCGGGCGGGTCACCCGGGCGACGTTCATCCAGGATTACTGGGATTTCTCGACCGGTAACGCGACGGGCGGAATCGATGACTTCTTTGACCGAATACCCTTTGCCGATCCCCAGGTTGTAAAATCGGCCTTCGCCCTGCTTCATCGTGTCGAGCGCCAGCAAGTGAGCACGGCAGAGGTCTTCGACGTGGACATAGTCGCGGATACAGCTACCGTCCGGAGTGGGGTAATCTGTACCAAAGACTTTGATGCTCTCCCGTTGTCCCATTGCTGTTTGTAAAACGAGCGGGATCAGGTGTGTTTCAGGCTGGTGATCTTCACCAACCTCACCCGACAGAGAACAACCGGCCACATTGAAATATCGCAGGGCGGTAAACGAGAAGTCAGAATCCTCTGCCAGTTTGTCCATTAAAAAACGTTCGACAAACAATTTCGACCAGCCGTATGGATTGATCGGCTCCTGATGTGTCGTCTCCAGAATCGGCAGATCATCGGGTTCGCCGTAAGTAGCACAGGTGGAGCTGAATACGATCTTCTTGAGATCACACGCTTCCATCGCTTTCAACAACGACAATGTTCCTGCCGTATTATTTGTATAGTACCAGTAAGGATTCCCGACCGATTCGCCAACATATGCGAGTGCAGCAAAATGGATGACGGCGGAAATAGCATGTTTCTTAATGATCTCTTCGAGCCTGGGCTGCTCGATCAAGTCGACTTCGTAGAAATCCACTTCGGGGGGAAGAGATTCCTTGTGGCCTCGAAACAGGTTGTCGACCACAACGACTTTTTCTCCACGAGCGAGTAGTTGTCGTACTGCGTGGGAACCGATGTAACCGGCTCCCCCTGTAACCAGGATAGTCATATGCTTACTTTCAGAAATAAGTTCAGGTGAGAGACTGTGCGTGGAGAGAATCCGTAGATTTCTTCTACAGCGGGTTTCTTTTAACGGAAGGGGACTTTGGAAAACAACCGGTACCGAAAGGATATCAGAGGAGTTCAAATTTTTTTCATAGAGGGTGCCTAGGGATTAAGCACCAAGTTCAATCTGCCAGCATCTTTCGGTCAATTGATCGCATTCACGGACTGTTAAATTCGATCTGGCTTGTCGAGGTGCTGGTCGGGATGATAACCTGCGTATTCGAATTTCGAAGGGCTGCTGAAATGACCGCCCTTGCTACTATTATCTTCAAGGTACTGAACTGATGACCGTCTCCCCTTCAATTGCTTCCGCTTCTCGCTGGCACGAAATGGCTGGCCGGGTTCTGAACGGAGAACAACTCAGCCGCGAGGAAGGTTTAGCCATCCTGCAGGCTCCGGACAACGAGCTCCTGAATCTACTGGCTGCTGCTTACGAAATCCGACAGCGACATTTTGGAAATCAGGTACAGCTGTACTATTTGAAGAACGCCAAAAGTGGCCTCTGCCCGGAAGACTGCGGATATTGTTCCCAATCCAAAGTTTCTGACGCCGCGATCGACAAATACGTTTTTCTCAACGAGGAAAAACTGATCGCCGGTGCTAAGCAGGCGGCGGAATCCCAGGCGAGGACATACTGCATTGTCGCCAGCGGACGTGGCCCCACCAACCGCGAAGTGACCCACGTCGCGAACGTCGTTCGCAAAATCAAAGACGAATACGGCCTTCACATCTGCTGCTGCCTCGGATTGCTCAAACCGGAACAAGCCCTGGAACTTAAAGAAGCAGGCGTCGACCGGATCAATCACAATCTGAACACAAGTCGCAGTCATTACGACGATATCTGCTCGACCCACACCTATCAGGACCGGATCGACACTCTCAAAGTCAGTCGCGACGCCGGTTTAGAACTGTGCAGTGGCCTGATCATTGGTATGGGTGAATCACCGGAAGACCTCGTCGACGTTGCCTGCGAACTGCGGGAGCTCAAAGTCGAATCCCTCCCGGTTAACTTCCTGAACTCGATCGATGGCACTCCGCTGGAAGATCAACACGATCTTGACCCCCGTTTTTGCCTCAAAGCACTCTGCCTGATCCGAATGATCAATCCCGCTACCGAAATCCGAGTGGCTGGTGGACGCGAAATTAACCTGCGTTCCATGCAGGCGATGAGCCTCTACCCGGCGAATTCCATGTTTGTCAGCGACTACCTGACGACATCCGGACAAACGAAAGAGGAAGATTTCGCCATGGTCGAAGATCTTGGCTTCGAAATCGTCCTGATGGGTCACGAACACCAGGAAGAGGCGACCGCGAATTAGTCACTTTAGCGGCAAATCAGCCAGTCTTCCCTGCACATGAGTCTATTTCCGACGTGCATGGGACGAATCGAT is part of the Polystyrenella longa genome and harbors:
- the glgX gene encoding glycogen debranching protein GlgX, coding for MNPPIQSLHTFPYGAILQGHGVQFAVYSKSATDMRLLLYDNVDDLNPRQIIEFDKANGKCGDIWTLFIPFIGAGQLYHFQADGPWAPSEGHRFDGKARLIDPYAKALAGDYQHGRDGIVRPPKCVVIDDDFNWDGDRHLGRPLSETIIYEMHVRGFTQSGTSGVEHPGTYLGIIDKIPYLKSLGVTAVELMPVHEFPTNHWHPDDDRLANYWGYDTLAFFSPHRGYAAGDEPGCQVNEFKQMVKALHQAGIEVILDVVFNHTAEGNAKGPTLGFKGLENSVYYHLEKVDRAIYSNYSGCGNAINGNHPVVREMIFNCLRHWVCNYHIDGFRFDLASILSRDRHGRLVPNPPLVETISEDPLLADTKIIAEAWDAAGAYQVGSFSHIRWAEWNGRFRDDVRRYWNGYTPSLGEVATRMAGSSDLYQSGDRAPYHSINFVTAHDGFTMNDLVSYNDKHNEANGEDNRDGENHNLSMNFGHEGPTKNKEIEKLRNRQIKNMMATLFLSQGVPMLLCGDEVRRTQMGNNNTYCQDNALSWFNWELVNRHKDMLRFTKGLIKLRRFEPSLRRAEFLSGEVTDPLRLPDVSWYNWLGHPVDWAHDQQTLTCLFGGNLASDDLEAGNNIMIVMHSGWEPVRVQLPETIIPAQWKLVIDTAADTPNDIFFEDDGPKLSSTNITLYGRSLRCYVGW
- the murD gene encoding UDP-N-acetylmuramoyl-L-alanine--D-glutamate ligase, whose product is MAPCFPCNPEALSGKRITLMGLGTFGGGVAAAEYLVNCGARLTITDTASEENLIKSLDHIRGELNLKLERCTLGGHVEEDFRDAELLVVNPAVRPGNPWIQYVREKSIPITTELGLLWNELRWKGMKVAAVTGSNGKSTTSALLHALFKEHFGTAWLGGNLGGSLLSDLLLMQKGDWVVLEVSSFQLYYLESLQPTTDVAIVTNFSPNHLDWHQIVSHYRESKQRLIEYQNSDGITVLNVDDSASCDWPTRGERHLFGISATDELTINGEEIRFPVLEWTGLKGRHHLANIAAAMTAAQAVGVPLDTMQKGLHQFEPLPHRLQWIGEINGRDFYNDSLATTPESAMAALRAFDRPIILLAGGSDKGSDLEPFAKEIRTRCKQVILMGDTQVKLAELINQHRTSEVALVESLIESLVDYSIANSFSEAMQSAWDASQVGDIILLSPGCASYGWFRDFRERGERFVEQYQQLVTQSTPDRLD
- a CDS encoding DUF1501 domain-containing protein; its protein translation is MRRCRGPINRRDFMRVGSLALGGLVLPQILQAKEASGTLKQRKSVIFLFQHGGASQLETYDLKPDAPLDYRSCFSPISTNVPGMDLCEHLPLHAKIADKFSLVRSMHHDVDIHSDGGITVLTGKRPEKLDPTSQSKSEHPCLGAVASHVLGTNESFMPPYVSIPNKIYMVRPAYLGVKHSPFASGNPAADSYAPPHLSLPANMSREEFKLRGDLVKHLDRLRTDIDSTQNLQGTEEFRELALQMLTSPQTAQAFDLQRETVQTHTAYGHHEWGQSCLLARRLAEAGTLVTTIYLNSPMSGNKYTNWDDHILNAGQPGHFAEYMERRLPFMDQAVSALVQDIFDRGLQEEIMVVAVGEFGRTPKLSHNSSGTGRNHWPGAYTAFISGGGLKMGQVVGATNSKAEYPTQAPYSPQDLLATIYRHLGINWNENLIDHSGRPVPILPTARPIAELI
- the galE gene encoding UDP-glucose 4-epimerase GalE, giving the protein MTILVTGGAGYIGSHAVRQLLARGEKVVVVDNLFRGHKESLPPEVDFYEVDLIEQPRLEEIIKKHAISAVIHFAALAYVGESVGNPYWYYTNNTAGTLSLLKAMEACDLKKIVFSSTCATYGEPDDLPILETTHQEPINPYGWSKLFVERFLMDKLAEDSDFSFTALRYFNVAGCSLSGEVGEDHQPETHLIPLVLQTAMGQRESIKVFGTDYPTPDGSCIRDYVHVEDLCRAHLLALDTMKQGEGRFYNLGIGKGYSVKEVIDSARRVTGREIPVILDERRPGDPPALYCNADKIKNELGWVPEIKELDDIIASAWSWFQAHPEGYDAK
- the bioB gene encoding biotin synthase BioB, with amino-acid sequence MTVSPSIASASRWHEMAGRVLNGEQLSREEGLAILQAPDNELLNLLAAAYEIRQRHFGNQVQLYYLKNAKSGLCPEDCGYCSQSKVSDAAIDKYVFLNEEKLIAGAKQAAESQARTYCIVASGRGPTNREVTHVANVVRKIKDEYGLHICCCLGLLKPEQALELKEAGVDRINHNLNTSRSHYDDICSTHTYQDRIDTLKVSRDAGLELCSGLIIGMGESPEDLVDVACELRELKVESLPVNFLNSIDGTPLEDQHDLDPRFCLKALCLIRMINPATEIRVAGGREINLRSMQAMSLYPANSMFVSDYLTTSGQTKEEDFAMVEDLGFEIVLMGHEHQEEATAN